ACCAGAAGCCCGAATTATAAATGACCCACTGTTTTCCTCTGCTGTCCCTGAACGGATGCCGTTTCTGTTTCAAAGATGCAGTCGACAGAAACTTCGACGGGGGAGGTGCAGAAAGGACTGGAGTCTCTAGCTGTCGACGCTCCAGAAGAGAAGAAAATAAGCGAGGGagcgagaggagaggaggaggaggaggaggaggcagagagagcAGGGGGAGAAACAACAGAGaaagatgaagatgatgatgacgatgacgatgagatggacagagagagagacagaaacgaAGGTTTGTTTGCGAAACGTAATTAGGGTCGAGAATCGGTTTAGTTTAGTTTCCGATgcacaaatatttcaaacataacTTTTTatagcagggatgggaataagactgcTCTTTGCACAGCAaggtgatccattcctggtttcactaggagtttaataataagacacacctgagcttgttgcctagacacactgggggctgatcaagctggtagtaaatcctaaaatccattctctcacctcttattagctttattaacaggatcactgacccccctccctttaaaggagcgctgaccatctttaaaatccattctctcacctcttattagctttattaacaggatcactggcccctccctttacaggagcgctgaccatctttaaaatccattttctcacctcttattagctttattaacaggatcactggcccctccctttacaggagcgctgaccatctttaaaatccattctctcacctcttattagctttattaacaggatcactggcccctccctttacaggagcgcttaccatctttaaaatccattctctcacctcttattagctttatcagtgatgatgttaataaagctaatgtaagagaatggattttaggtttcactaccagcttgatgtGTCCTTAACTATCATTTCTTAAGCATTTTAGTATTGAGTACCAGGACTGAGCTGTTCTGCAGTGACCGGGTTTCAATTCTTCCATTTAATAGTGGctgtttagatttttatttttttgttgtatgtgtgATTTCTGGTAGATGGAGGGAtggcaggagagggagagggaggagacgGGGAGGTGCTGAAGGAGGACGACTCGGAAGACTGGTGTTTGCCCTGCAGTGATGATGAAATTTCAGAACCTGCTCACTGGACCCCCCCTGTCACCGAGATCAGGCGTCTCTACGGGCTGCTAGCCACAGGAGAGGTCCTCGAGCTCAATGTGGAGCTCCTCCCCCGACGACCCCCGACACCGGAGCCTGACCCCGACCGTATGAGTGGGGCGAGCGAGGATTccgaggaagagagagagaggagggagcgagaggacagggagagagagaggtgagcgtctttaaaatccattctcgcctcttattagctttattaacatgatcactggcccctccctttaaaggagcgctgaccatctttaaaatccattctctcacctcttattagctttattaacaggatcactggcccctccctttaaaggagcgctgaccatctttaaaatccattctctcacctcttattagctttattaacatgatcactggcccctccctttaaaggagcgctgaccatctttaaaacccattctctcacctcttattagctttattaacaggatcactgacccctccctttaaaggagtgctgaccatctttaaaatccattctctcacctcttatcagcATGATCACTGGCACctcctgtttctttgtgttttttttagggCTCCCTCTCCTACAGAGTTTGATTTTGATGACGAGGCGCCCCCTGTCACCCCAAAAACCTCTTTTATCGACCGTCGGAGAACCCCTGGTAACTGTTTGTCTCTCTGCACAGCCATGGCtagaactacagttcccagcatgcctctgcacctaCAGGGAtactgggagctgtagttttttaCATGCAAATGCTACAGACCTCTATTCCAATGCATAATGTAAAGGCTCACAATACGCAGTGAGTCGGACCCATCCTGTTTCATTGAGTGCGCTTTTCTTTGACTCTCAGGTTCTGTGGGTCGCCCCCAGCGCAGGGAGGCCCGCTTGGACAAGGTTCTGTCGGACATGAAGAGGCACAAGAAGATCGAGGAGCACATCCTGAGAACGGGCCGAGACGTCTTCAAGCAGCAGCACCCTGAACCAGAACCACAGCCCGGTCACAAGAACCAGAACCAGGGCCCGGGCAGCGGCACCCCCAAACGAGGGCCCAGCGCCATCTTCTCACCCCAGCAACGCAAATACTGAGACTGGACCGGAACCAGAACCCACCTGGGTGCAGAAAGAAGGGCTAGCTGAGGGAATTAAAATACTGAGTTTCAAATCAACACACACGCCTAACATTAGGAGCAGGGGCAAGGGGTAGAGCTAtatgttaaggttagggttaggttaggggtAGGGCTAAGTGTTAAGGTTAGTGTTAGGGGTGAGGTGCTAGGCAGGTGTTAAGGTTAGGGGTGAGGTTATTTTTGGTTAGGATCGTAGAAGAATGGCATTCGGGGcgattcatttcattttctaagACTCAGTTCTGCTGAAGAAAGCGTTTTCCCTTCAGAGTGCCAGTGGTGATGTCACTCCCCCGTCACGGCGCTCTCTGGATCGCTGCTCCCTATGAAAACAGAGCCCTCAGGATACGCTGTAATCTCTGAGCTGCCATGGTCTACAGAACGTTTCAGAATGTAGTTCAGTTTCACACCGGCCAGCGTTTCTGCACCAGGGGAAGAGCGCGGCTCGGCTTTCTGCATCTCAGAACCAACCCaaacacctcctcctcctcctcctcaccacagcaatttcAAAACCGGCTCCTACCGAACCAGAACCGGCCCAGTCCAGAGTGTGTTCCACTCAACAAACGAACAGTGAGAAGGGCTAGTACTGCCACGATCTCCAGCACACAAGATGAGCTGCAACGGTAATAAAACTccatgggttgttttttttttcttttgttttttatagtgtaaataatttcaaaaattgatccttttttttcatttttgaaatattaaaatattttacaaataaagtgTATGTCTGCGAGTGGTGCTTGCGTGCCTGGCTGTCTACATGTAGCTcgatttttaattgtatattaataaaaacaccaTCTAATAGATTTGTAGGactaatttttttatatatataatatataatctctTCAACGACAGGATAATTTATAGCGGTAAGATGTAAACTTCAGTTTGAACAGAATTATAATATATGCAGAACTGACTACTTATTAGTGCAAACATTGCTTACACCATAGAGAAAACTAACTGACAAGTTTGTCAATTAGCCAAGTACTGTTACACCATTGCCATAGAATTAGCTTACTATGTGTGGATTAAGAGGTAAGGTCATGCGATACTAGGCTGTGCGGTATTTAttcacacacactttacagaacttactaacaaaaacaaaaaaatattaggaTTAGTGTTACTACAGCTGCAGGCAAACATTTTGCACCCGCtctgtatagaatgaactcagcttcatagagtccagtgaaagctgctgaataatgttcccttgttaacatattgaattgcaccccctctatatagaatgaactccctcagcttcatagagtccagtgaaagctgctgaataatgttcccttgttaacatattgaattgcaccccctctatatagaatgaactccctcagcttcatagagtccagtgaaagctgctgaataatgttcccttgttaacatattgaattgcaccccctctgtatagaatgaactccctcagcttcatagagtccagtgaaagctgctgaataatgttcccttgttaacatattgaatcgcaccccctctatatagaatgaactccctcagcttcatagagtccagtgaaagctgctgaataatgttcccttgttaacatattgaattccacaccgcCACTTTGCAGTATtcgagatatttaaaaaaaaactgacaaattgaaacaaTATGTGACATTTCTAACCCTAACTTGAAATACCACTGCACCACTATTCCAGGAGACTTTTGCCATAattgtgtagtttatttgattgattaaataaaatatcgaaatgatttattattttttttattaagtctcaatcctaaaattctaagttatgcaaaacttttgtctgaCGCTGTACATTTGCTTTTGCGTGCAGTGACAGCATTCACCACTAGATAGCGACAAACTCCACGACAGCCGCTCCAGTCCATGTTGTTGAAACCAAGACACGTTTCACACACGATCGAGTCTGTTACTTTATTCCTTAAAtgcaagcaaaataaaacagaacaaaaaaataataacaaggcACGGTTTTAGTGAGAGGGAGGACACAGCAGGGGTCTCCTCTCAAATGCAACACAGAGTTATTTCAGTAGCATTGCAGGCTGTTGAGTATAGAAAGAAATTCCTTTTTTTCATACAATTCAATTGCTTTTTACAATTTACACGCCTTTCTTAATCGAATTGCAAGGGCAGCATGTTGTTAAAATGACGCTGCTGTGTGTTAATCAATTTAAttagcagacgtctttatccaaggcgactcacAGGGgttgtgaactacgcatcagctgcaggcTGACTCTAAATCTTCCTCTGCTGCAATCTGGAGGACCCTACTTGGACTCTTTggatattctctctctctctctctccctcccccctctctcactcctcctctcctttctctctcggTTTGGGCAGCGCCCCCAGCAGGCCGTGTGCGGTTGTGAAGAGGTTGATGGGAGAGGAGCCGTCGGTGATGAGAGTGGACTGGAGACCGAGACCCTTCAGCAACTTCACCtggaaagagagacagagagtgagtAAATAGACTGTATGGCAATAaaggacactgacacacaccagggatgggaatcagactcctattgcacagcagtgtcaaccagtccaggttttactaccagcttgatcagcccccagtgtgtgtagctaacaagctcaggtgtgtcttattattaaagtCCTAGTGAAACCGGGACTGGATCAagccgctatgcaatgggagtctcacacacacacacacacacacacaccctctcactttctctgtctctttcacacacacaccctccctgtCCCCCACAcaccttccctctctctctcacacacacacacacacacacctccctctctctcatacttacacccccccccctctctctcacactcacacacacacacaaacaaacaccctctctctcacacccctccctctctctctctcacaccccccCTTTCTCACTCTCTGTTTGGATCTGTACCTGTAGTTCTGGCCCGGCCACTGCGATGGCTCGGATGGTATCGGCACCGATGCTGTGGACCAGCTCCTGGAACTTCTTGATCTCGATCTCTCCGAGCCGCGAGGCCCGCTCCACCTCCAGTTTGTTTTGCTCGCGTTGGTAGACCAGCTCCTGTTCCCGGGCCTTCGACAAACGAGCCAGCTCAGATTCCTGTCCAAACAGGAAGGGAGGGGGAAACATCACAGCATGCCAACAACAACGTCAATCAcaatatattatactggactgtggctccagcaatgattcacacacatagtttaatatattatactggactgtggctccagcaatgattcacacagcccccctgagtttcaatagccatagttttatatattatactgggcTGTGgttccagcaatgattcacacagcccccctgagtttcaatagccatagttttatatattatactggactgtggctccagcaatgattcacacagcccccctgagtttcaatagccatagttttatatattatactggactgtggttcccgcaatgattcagacagcccccctgagtttcaatagccatagttttatatattattatactggacatatattatactggactgtggccagcaatgattcacacagcccccctgagtttcaatagccatagttttatatattatactggactgtggctccagcaatgattcacacagcccccctgagtttcaatagccatagttttatatattatactggactgtggctccagcaatgattcacacagccccccttggtttcaatagccatagttttatatattatactggactgtggctccagcaatgattcagacagcccccctgagtttcaatagccatagttttatatattatactggactgtggctccagcaatgattcagacagcccccctgagtttcaatagccatagttttatgtattatactggactgtggctccagcaatgattcacacagccccccagTTTCACAtagttttatacacacacacacacagacacacacacacacacacacacacactcaccgcCTCTATCTGCAGCGCTTCTGCTTTAGTTTTTACTAGAATCGTCTGCCTGACCCCCTTGGCTGCATGCGGCCCCCTagcagtctcacacacacacacacaaccctccCCCTCGATCTTAGCAGCTTCAGACCTGGACTGAGCCTCGGCCTTCGCTGCACCTGTACTCTCCACCGCCgcgctggagagagagaggaggagaggaggggggggggggaggaggagagagagagagagagagagagagagagagagggggagagagagagagagagagggagagagagagagagagagagaggagagggagagagagagagagagagggaggagagaggagagagaggagaggaggggagagagagaggggagagagagggggagagagaggagagagaggggggaggagagagagaggagagaggggagtgaggagagaggggaagagagagacacagacagagagaaagggtggagagaggagaggagagcagcacgagagggagggagagggagataggAATAGAGAGTAGAAGTGAAAGGGGATAGACAGATTTTGTTCAGGcacgagagggagggagagggagataggAATAGAGAGTAGAAGTGAAAGGGGATAGACAGATTTTTGTTTActattaggaggctgtgtggtccagtgttaagaaacaggtttgtaaccagcaggtcccgggttcaaattccagctcaagCCACTGACCCCCTGTTGTGGACCCTTGTGCGAGTCCACTGAACCCCCTTGTCGCTCGCGTCTCTttgggtgaggcgttgttgtggAGTGACtctgtgcagctgatgcacagctcacacaccccCAGTCTCTTGTAAAgccgctttgtgatggtggtcccatgtatactgtggcagagcaaagctcacCTGTTTCGTAAATTGGCAGGGATGTTGGGTTAACATTCCCTACCCTACCTGCCGGCCATGGTTTATGTATTGGACCCAAATGATGAACCACCCCTGGGCCCCATTTAATattagataattaattaattacggTCAATCAGCACCCGCGCtatataaaagattattattatttaaaacagcaatgaaaaaacaTCAGTTTTATGAGCGTAGAAAGCTGTATAGGAAACCATCGATTTCATTGTAGTGAGGAGAGGAATAATTATTATCTCTCCTTTTATATATAAGCGTAATTCATCATAgatggaccaccatcacacaaAGCGAAAtctaaaacataagaacataagaaagtttacaaacgagaggaggccattcggcccatcttgctcgtttggttgttagtagcttattgatcccagaatctcatcaagcagcttcttgaaggatcccagggtgtcagcttcaacaacattactggggagttgattccagaccctcacaattctctgtgtaaaaaagtgtctcctattttctgttctgaatgcccctttttctaaactccatttgtgacccctggtccttgtttcttttttcaggctgaaaaagtcccttgggtcgacactgtcaataccttttagaattttgaatgcttgaattaggtcgccacgtagtcttctttgttcaagactgaacagattcaattcttttagcctgtctgcatatgacatgccttttaagcccggaataattctggtcgctcttctttgcactctttctagagcagcaatatcttttttatagcgaggtgaccagaactgaacacaatattcaagatgaggtcttactaatgcattgtacagttttaacattacttcccttgatttaaattcaacacttttcacaatgtatccgagtatcttgttagccttttttatagcttccccacattgcctagatgaagacatttctgagtcaacaaaaactcctaggtctttttcatagattccttctccaatttcaatatctcccatatgatatttataatgtacatttttatttcctgcgtgcagtaccttacacttttctctattaaatgtcatttgccatgtgtctgcccagttctgaatcttgtctagatcattttgaatgacctttgctgctgcaacagtgtttgccactcctcctacttttgtgtcgtctgcaaatttaacaagtttgcttactataccagaatctaaatcattaatgtagattaggaatagcagaggacctaatactgatccctgtggtacaccgctggttaccacactccattctgaggtttttcctctaatcagtactttctgttttctacatgttaaccactccctaatccatgtacatgtgtttccttgaatcccaactgcgttcagtttgagaattaatcttttgtgcgggactttgtcaaaagctttctggaaatctaaataaaccatgtcatatgctttgcaattatccattatcgatgttgcatcctcaaaaaaatcaagcaagttagttaggcacgatctccctttcctaaaaccatgttgactgtctcccagtaccctgttaccatataggtaattttccattttggctcttattatagtttccataagtttgcatataatagaagtcaggcttactggtctgtagttacctggttcagttttgtttccctttttgtggatcggtattacgtttgcaattttccagtctgtcggtacaacccctgtgtcaagagactgttgcatgatcttggttagcggtttgtaaattacttctttcatttctttgagtactactgggaggatctcatccggcccaggggatttgtttattttaagagctcctagtccctttaacacttctgcctcagttatgctaaagttatttaaaactggataggaactggatgacaatgtggggcatgttgtccgtatcctcctttgtaaaaacttgtgaaaagtaatcatttaacatatttgctatttttttttttcttcatctacgattttgccatttgtatctcttaaacatttaatctcctctttgaatgttctcttgctgttgtaatattggaaaaacattttggaattggttttagctcccttagcaatgttcatttctatttctctcttggcctttctaacttcctttttgacttgcatttgcagttctgtgtactctttctgtgtactttctttttggtccttttttaatgctctgtaaagtgccttttttcgctgaatattttttttaattgatctattaaaccattttggcaatttagttgaCAAGATACAagaccaaacaataataaacagtccactgggattgtaaataaatctaaaactagAACGAGAATCCAGAAACAGGAAGCCAGGGTTTTTTTATGTTGCttggatgataataataataataattataataataataatacacatttaaatgagatggatgcaatCACTGTATAAATTAAATCTaagattaaaaccaagattaacatagataatatatatttttttaaatctaaagatTAAAATCGCGATTCTTTTATTAAATCACTTGACAGACATATATTTTGCAAATACAAACGGAATCTAACGGAGTGCAATTCCTGCAGTCTGCACAGCTCTCTGGGTTTTCTGCGCtcatgtaaaccaactggacagCAAACCAGGCCTGACCTGAGTGCCTCCAGCTCTAGCAGCTCCTTGCGGGCTCGTTCTGCCTCGGACTGGTCAGTGATCCGCTGCCTCTCCAGACGCCCACGTGACTCGGATGGGAGGGGGGgtaggagagacagagagagagagagagattataatCAGTTGGTGCAGTCAGCATGGTCTGTATTAATTAtgtcagtgcagacacacacacacacacagatacagacacacagacacagacacacacacacacagatacacacacacacagacacacacacacacagacacacacacacacacacacagacacacagatagacacacagacacagagagagacacacacacagatacagacacacagacacagacacacacacagatacagacacacacacacacacacacacacacacgtggacAGGCGAACAGACCAGACAGTCTGTCTACAACCACTCACGATTACCAGTGTGTACACTGGTGTCTGTACATATCAGACGTGCGATCCgggcgacacagacagagacacacacacggagacagacacacagatagacacacagacacacacacctggCCGCTGCCTCCTGCGAGTTGGTGGTGATCTCTATAGCCAGCTGCACGCTCTTCTGCAGCGAGTCTCTGGTCCGTTGGTCTACTGGCTCCACAGACTGGATATCCACGCTCGTGATCACCAGATTGTTCTGAGGGAACCGGAAACTGTCCCGCACCTTCATCTGTCCATCGAACCCGAACACAGCCGAGCAGATAATCCTGTTCGAGTTCTGAGAGAGAagggagtgtgagagagagagagagagagagggtgagaggggagtgtgagagagacagagagactgtgtctccagcaatgattcacacagcccccccccccccaccccaagttTCAATAGCCAgggttttatatattatactggactgtggctccagcaatgattcacacagcccccctgagtttcaatagccatagttttatatattatactggactgtggctccagcaatgattcacacagcccccctgagtttcaatagccatagttttatatattatactggactgtggctccagcaatgattcagacagcccccctgagtttcaatagccatagttttatatattatactggactgtggctccagcaatgattcacacagcccccctgagtttcaatagccatagttttatacattatactggactgtggctccagcaatgattcacacggccccctgagtttcaatagccatagttttatatattatactggactgtgttCTCCACCTTGTGGAAGTCGTCAAACTGCACCGAGGCGACCGCTCCTCTGATCCGGGAGGCAATGGCTTTGCAGGAATCTCCAATGAAATCGGGAACGCTGAAGATCCGGAACCCCTCGGCTGGGTCGGACTTGTCCTTCAGATCGAAGTGCctgagggggagggagagggagagagggagttttatatatgtatagagAGATGCAGTCTGGCGTGCTTTTGATGACGTTGTCTGCTCATCTGGGCCcagcatgacacacacacacacactgcggggCAGAGACACAGGGCAGGGGTAAACACACAGGGGGGCAAACACACGGGTAAATACACAGTGGCAAACACACAGGGCAAGGGGGAAACACACAGACAGTTCACTTGTTACAGCTAGCGGATGGACTGAGGAAGGCTGCTGCATTGGTTACTGGGTCTCACTGCTACAGTGTTGATGCTGGCTCAGCTGCTAGCACAGTGTTGATGCTGGCTCGGCAGTCTCTATGTTGATGATGTCAGTACAGAAGTCTGGTCCCAGCAGCAGGCAGATGCTTTTGATGACGTTGGATCTCTTGGGCTTGTCTCCCGAGAGGCTGATCACCGTGAACTGCTCATCTGGGCCCAGCATGACCAGCTCAGGGCCA
The Polyodon spathula isolate WHYD16114869_AA chromosome 50, ASM1765450v1, whole genome shotgun sequence DNA segment above includes these coding regions:
- the pagr1 gene encoding PAXIP1-associated glutamate-rich protein 1 produces the protein MQSTETSTGEVQKGLESLAVDAPEEKKISEGARGEEEEEEEAERAGGETTEKDEDDDDDDDEMDRERDRNEDGGMAGEGEGGDGEVLKEDDSEDWCLPCSDDEISEPAHWTPPVTEIRRLYGLLATGEVLELNVELLPRRPPTPEPDPDRMSGASEDSEEERERREREDRERERAPSPTEFDFDDEAPPVTPKTSFIDRRRTPGSVGRPQRREARLDKVLSDMKRHKKIEEHILRTGRDVFKQQHPEPEPQPGHKNQNQGPGSGTPKRGPSAIFSPQQRKY